In one window of Osmia lignaria lignaria isolate PbOS001 chromosome 11, iyOsmLign1, whole genome shotgun sequence DNA:
- the Cog1 gene encoding conserved oligomeric Golgi complex subunit 1 isoform X3, whose translation MKIKILMDIPEYIWSNIENKNLIFASQLYIIGRFIYHDLLFEKGNHDLENKYLIASKQWDVIKRFENIILNECNNVLQSLTVQAESIANSLAALVLLLRKTFPQLLEKLISMRKYTIQTIVTDENDNSVKNKIKLCIEILIQTISLIYSCFINTPEKSEGLILQYITEIQDQNLYSLLTQLNFDQELLKEFLPSMIKDYNPFDKANSKLKELDTDKNFRISRIQKSIQSWLEWVAEFCNKEVTKLLELVISIKGLYYVREEAVSINLPENWNSIWAELSLPRITFWVEFFQPLISNRVKSIINDKWIESITVLKSDIAELLNKVINEKFDYPEHDLRWFVWKDSPSDIPQKLTKNGGLDNKRSLLMKTKGYSPNILKLCESLDISLQALLSDLEQYLYETERVRSIKDNLLSTNIYLISDTYSDRAEIQEHLQTVSSNMIEDFMDFVRSTCVNDKPEHGQRDINTVVMARFLLALTSLSSNLNKCFTLSKVSGLTITNTKWQSICDKLKEESTFMWSVWARMYKNKISEHREKFISKEPLYGFPIHLVVSEWEKITIEEDSGEGKRIKSEILVPYQPSIQLQKFLTAINKDLNKIIPHTLPKRILHEIIEDVAMELLNYYATALDNVNLSQKQAFQVLFDIKYSTLLMAPRENKTLSDLSTKACDSVVSKIDPFDYDVFNPFIYTNVKKSVQRSLLILGNLVPHLEQLHSILGSRSEYSNTEGAKSDLPSVLALCTGAPWFPPLTVTAPTRNLPLVTITLPEKPQRKKMSNKENTKSDTTGSSIKSGAAAFFGAMGSDWFSSS comes from the exons atgaaaataaaaattttgatggACATACCTGAATACATTTGGTCTAACATTGAAAACAAAAACTTGATATTTGCATCACAGTTGTATATAATAGGACGATTTATATATCATGATTTATTATTCGAAAAGGGAAATCatgatttagaaaataaatatctaattgCATCTAAACAGTGGGATGTAATTAAAAGATTCGAAAATATTATACTTAATGAATGCAACAATGTATTGCAGTCATTGACTGTACAAGCAGAG AGTATAGCCAATTCTTTAGCTGCGCTTGTGTTATTATTAAGAAAAACATTCCCACAGCTCTtggaaaaattaatatctatGCGCAAATATACGATTCAGACCATTGTTACGgatgaaaatgataatagtGTTAAAAACAAGATAAAACTatgtattgaaatattaattcaaacgaTCAGTTTAATATATTCATGTTTTATAA ATACACCTGAAAAATCGGAAGGTCTTATTTTACAATACATAACAGAAATTCAAGATCAAAACTTATATTCATTACTTACTCAATTAAATTTTGATCAAGAATTATTAAAGGAATTTCTCCCTTCGATGATAAAAGACTATAACCCCTTTGATAAAGCAAATAGTAAATTGAAAGAACTGGATAcagacaaaaattttcgtaTATCACGTATTCAAAAAAGTATTCAATCCTGGCTTGAATGGGTTGCTGAATTTTGCAATAAGGAAGTTACAAAACTTTTGGAACTAGTGATATCTATAAAAGGCTTATACTATGTTCGAGAAGAAGCTGTTAGTATTAATCTACCTGAAAACTGGAATTCAATATGGGCAGAGCTTTCTCTGCCAAGGATAACATTCTGGGTAGAATTTTTTCAACCTTTAATATCAAATAGAGTAAAAA GTATTATAAACGACAAGTGGATAGAAAGTATAACTGTCTTAAAATCGGACATAGCTGAGTTACTTAACAAAGTGATCAATGAGAAATTTGATTATCCCGAACACGATTTACGATGGTTCGTTTGGAAAGATTCTCCCAGCGACATTCCACAAAAACTTACCAAGAATGGCGGACTAGATAACAAGAGATCATTGTTAATGAAAACTAAAGGATATTCACCAAACATCCTTAAACTGTGTGAAAGCTTAGATATAAGTTTACAAGCTTTGCTTTCAGACCTGGAACAATATTTGTACGAGACCGAACGTGTAAGGTCTATAAAAGACAATCTGTTATCTACAAACATATATTTAATTTCTGATACGTATTCTGATCGTGCAGAGATCCAGGAGCATTTACAAACCGTTAGCAGTAATATGATCGAGGATTTTATGGATTTTGTGAGAAGTACATGTGTTAACGATAAACCCGAGCATGGTCAACGCGATATAAACACCGTCGTGATGGCGAGGTTTCTCTTGGCATTAACCTCGTTGAGctctaatttaaataaatgtttcaccCTTTCAAAGGTATCCGGATTAACTATTACGAATACCAAGTGGCAATCTATTTGCGATAAATTGAAAGAAGAGAGTACTTTTATGTGGTCAGTTTGGGCTAGaatgtacaaaaataaaataagcgaACACAGGGAGAAGTTTATATCAAAAGAACCTCTTTATGGATTTCCGATTCACTTAGTTGTCTCTGAATGGGAAAAAATAACTATCGAAGAAGATTCTGGAGAGggtaaaagaataaaatcagagatcttAGTACCTTATCAGCCGTCCAtacaattacaaaaatttttgaCCGCCATTAATAAGGATTTGAACAAGATAATACCGCATACTCTTCCAAA gaGAATTTTACATGAAATTATAGAGGATGTCGCAATGGAATTACTGAACTACTATGCAACTGCATTGGATAACGTTAATCTTTCACAAAAGCAAGCCTTTCAAGTTTTATTTGATATCAAATATTCCACTTTGCTCATGGCACCGCGTGAAAATAAAACACTTTCCGATTTGTCAACAAAGGCTTGCGATAGTGTTGTGTCGAAAATTGATCCATTCGATTATGATGTTTTCAATCCTTTTATTTATACCAATGTAAAGAAAAGTGTTCAAAGATCTCTT CTTATACTAGGTAACTTAGTACCTCACTTAGAACAGCTACATTCAATTTTGGGTTCACGAAGCGAATACAGTAATACCGAAGGTGCGAAATCAGATTTACCTTCCGTGTTAGCATTGTGCACAGGTGCACCCTGGTTTCCACCATTGACAGTAACAGCTCCGACTAGAAATTTACCTCTCGTAACGATTACATTACCAGAAAAACCGCAG CGGAAGAAAATGTCAAATAAGGAAAACACAAAAAGTGATACAACGGGATCGTCAATCAAGTCTGGAGCAGCGGCATTTTTCGGGGCAATGGGCTCTGATTGGTTTAGCAGCAgttaa
- the Cog1 gene encoding conserved oligomeric Golgi complex subunit 1 isoform X2, which yields MTTTNYLDLDINKLFEEHTIREIEEIQKKIQYESDRKKIELRTLVGERYRDLILAADTIGKMKLTSERLISRIINIENKFGELQKKYLIGFKLDPIDSTDGRHNERTEDSVIMKIKILMDIPEYIWSNIENKNLIFASQLYIIGRFIYHDLLFEKGNHDLENKYLIASKQWDVIKRFENIILNECNNVLQSLTVQAESIANSLAALVLLLRKTFPQLLEKLISMRKYTIQTIVTDENDNSVKNKIKLCIEILIQTISLIYSCFINTPEKSEGLILQYITEIQDQNLYSLLTQLNFDQELLKEFLPSMIKDYNPFDKANSKLKELDTDKNFRISRIQKSIQSWLEWVAEFCNKEVTKLLELVISIKGLYYVREEAVSINLPENWNSIWAELSLPRITFWVEFFQPLISNRVKSIINDKWIESITVLKSDIAELLNKVINEKFDYPEHDLRWFVWKDSPSDIPQKLTKNGGLDNKRSLLMKTKGYSPNILKLCESLDISLQALLSDLEQYLYETERVRSIKDNLLSTNIYLISDTYSDRAEIQEHLQTVSSNMIEDFMDFVRSTCVNDKPEHGQRDINTVVMARFLLALTSLSSNLNKCFTLSKVSGLTITNTKWQSICDKLKEESTFMWSVWARMYKNKISEHREKFISKEPLYGFPIHLVVSEWEKITIEEDSGEGKRIKSEILVPYQPSIQLQKFLTAINKDLNKIIPHTLPKRILHEIIEDVAMELLNYYATALDNVNLSQKQAFQVLFDIKYSTLLMAPRENKTLSDLSTKACDSVVSKIDPFDYDVFNPFIYTNVKKSVQRSLLILGNLVPHLEQLHSILGSRSEYSNTEGAKSDLPSVLALCTGAPWFPPLTVTAPTRNLPLVTITLPEKPQITRAFR from the exons ATGACAACAACAAATTATTTAGATTTGGATATCAATAAGTTATTTGAAGAGCATACGATAAGGGAGATCGAGGAAATTCAAAAGAAGATTCAGTATGAAAGTgacagaaaaaaaattgaacttaGGACATTAGTAGG AGAAAGATACCGTGACCTTATATTAGCTGCAGATACAATTgggaaaatgaaattaactTCAGAACGTCTTATTTCAAGAATTATTAACATTGAAAACAAATTTGGAGAATTACAGAAAAAGTATCTTATTGGATTTAAGCTAGATCCTATAGACAGTACAGATGGCAg GCACAATGAAAGAACCGAAGATTCAgttattatgaaaataaaaattttgatggACATACCTGAATACATTTGGTCTAACATTGAAAACAAAAACTTGATATTTGCATCACAGTTGTATATAATAGGACGATTTATATATCATGATTTATTATTCGAAAAGGGAAATCatgatttagaaaataaatatctaattgCATCTAAACAGTGGGATGTAATTAAAAGATTCGAAAATATTATACTTAATGAATGCAACAATGTATTGCAGTCATTGACTGTACAAGCAGAG AGTATAGCCAATTCTTTAGCTGCGCTTGTGTTATTATTAAGAAAAACATTCCCACAGCTCTtggaaaaattaatatctatGCGCAAATATACGATTCAGACCATTGTTACGgatgaaaatgataatagtGTTAAAAACAAGATAAAACTatgtattgaaatattaattcaaacgaTCAGTTTAATATATTCATGTTTTATAA ATACACCTGAAAAATCGGAAGGTCTTATTTTACAATACATAACAGAAATTCAAGATCAAAACTTATATTCATTACTTACTCAATTAAATTTTGATCAAGAATTATTAAAGGAATTTCTCCCTTCGATGATAAAAGACTATAACCCCTTTGATAAAGCAAATAGTAAATTGAAAGAACTGGATAcagacaaaaattttcgtaTATCACGTATTCAAAAAAGTATTCAATCCTGGCTTGAATGGGTTGCTGAATTTTGCAATAAGGAAGTTACAAAACTTTTGGAACTAGTGATATCTATAAAAGGCTTATACTATGTTCGAGAAGAAGCTGTTAGTATTAATCTACCTGAAAACTGGAATTCAATATGGGCAGAGCTTTCTCTGCCAAGGATAACATTCTGGGTAGAATTTTTTCAACCTTTAATATCAAATAGAGTAAAAA GTATTATAAACGACAAGTGGATAGAAAGTATAACTGTCTTAAAATCGGACATAGCTGAGTTACTTAACAAAGTGATCAATGAGAAATTTGATTATCCCGAACACGATTTACGATGGTTCGTTTGGAAAGATTCTCCCAGCGACATTCCACAAAAACTTACCAAGAATGGCGGACTAGATAACAAGAGATCATTGTTAATGAAAACTAAAGGATATTCACCAAACATCCTTAAACTGTGTGAAAGCTTAGATATAAGTTTACAAGCTTTGCTTTCAGACCTGGAACAATATTTGTACGAGACCGAACGTGTAAGGTCTATAAAAGACAATCTGTTATCTACAAACATATATTTAATTTCTGATACGTATTCTGATCGTGCAGAGATCCAGGAGCATTTACAAACCGTTAGCAGTAATATGATCGAGGATTTTATGGATTTTGTGAGAAGTACATGTGTTAACGATAAACCCGAGCATGGTCAACGCGATATAAACACCGTCGTGATGGCGAGGTTTCTCTTGGCATTAACCTCGTTGAGctctaatttaaataaatgtttcaccCTTTCAAAGGTATCCGGATTAACTATTACGAATACCAAGTGGCAATCTATTTGCGATAAATTGAAAGAAGAGAGTACTTTTATGTGGTCAGTTTGGGCTAGaatgtacaaaaataaaataagcgaACACAGGGAGAAGTTTATATCAAAAGAACCTCTTTATGGATTTCCGATTCACTTAGTTGTCTCTGAATGGGAAAAAATAACTATCGAAGAAGATTCTGGAGAGggtaaaagaataaaatcagagatcttAGTACCTTATCAGCCGTCCAtacaattacaaaaatttttgaCCGCCATTAATAAGGATTTGAACAAGATAATACCGCATACTCTTCCAAA gaGAATTTTACATGAAATTATAGAGGATGTCGCAATGGAATTACTGAACTACTATGCAACTGCATTGGATAACGTTAATCTTTCACAAAAGCAAGCCTTTCAAGTTTTATTTGATATCAAATATTCCACTTTGCTCATGGCACCGCGTGAAAATAAAACACTTTCCGATTTGTCAACAAAGGCTTGCGATAGTGTTGTGTCGAAAATTGATCCATTCGATTATGATGTTTTCAATCCTTTTATTTATACCAATGTAAAGAAAAGTGTTCAAAGATCTCTT CTTATACTAGGTAACTTAGTACCTCACTTAGAACAGCTACATTCAATTTTGGGTTCACGAAGCGAATACAGTAATACCGAAGGTGCGAAATCAGATTTACCTTCCGTGTTAGCATTGTGCACAGGTGCACCCTGGTTTCCACCATTGACAGTAACAGCTCCGACTAGAAATTTACCTCTCGTAACGATTACATTACCAGAAAAACCGCAG ATTACCAGAGCATTCAGATAA
- the Cog1 gene encoding conserved oligomeric Golgi complex subunit 1 isoform X1 encodes MTTTNYLDLDINKLFEEHTIREIEEIQKKIQYESDRKKIELRTLVGERYRDLILAADTIGKMKLTSERLISRIINIENKFGELQKKYLIGFKLDPIDSTDGRHNERTEDSVIMKIKILMDIPEYIWSNIENKNLIFASQLYIIGRFIYHDLLFEKGNHDLENKYLIASKQWDVIKRFENIILNECNNVLQSLTVQAESIANSLAALVLLLRKTFPQLLEKLISMRKYTIQTIVTDENDNSVKNKIKLCIEILIQTISLIYSCFINTPEKSEGLILQYITEIQDQNLYSLLTQLNFDQELLKEFLPSMIKDYNPFDKANSKLKELDTDKNFRISRIQKSIQSWLEWVAEFCNKEVTKLLELVISIKGLYYVREEAVSINLPENWNSIWAELSLPRITFWVEFFQPLISNRVKSIINDKWIESITVLKSDIAELLNKVINEKFDYPEHDLRWFVWKDSPSDIPQKLTKNGGLDNKRSLLMKTKGYSPNILKLCESLDISLQALLSDLEQYLYETERVRSIKDNLLSTNIYLISDTYSDRAEIQEHLQTVSSNMIEDFMDFVRSTCVNDKPEHGQRDINTVVMARFLLALTSLSSNLNKCFTLSKVSGLTITNTKWQSICDKLKEESTFMWSVWARMYKNKISEHREKFISKEPLYGFPIHLVVSEWEKITIEEDSGEGKRIKSEILVPYQPSIQLQKFLTAINKDLNKIIPHTLPKRILHEIIEDVAMELLNYYATALDNVNLSQKQAFQVLFDIKYSTLLMAPRENKTLSDLSTKACDSVVSKIDPFDYDVFNPFIYTNVKKSVQRSLLILGNLVPHLEQLHSILGSRSEYSNTEGAKSDLPSVLALCTGAPWFPPLTVTAPTRNLPLVTITLPEKPQRKKMSNKENTKSDTTGSSIKSGAAAFFGAMGSDWFSSS; translated from the exons ATGACAACAACAAATTATTTAGATTTGGATATCAATAAGTTATTTGAAGAGCATACGATAAGGGAGATCGAGGAAATTCAAAAGAAGATTCAGTATGAAAGTgacagaaaaaaaattgaacttaGGACATTAGTAGG AGAAAGATACCGTGACCTTATATTAGCTGCAGATACAATTgggaaaatgaaattaactTCAGAACGTCTTATTTCAAGAATTATTAACATTGAAAACAAATTTGGAGAATTACAGAAAAAGTATCTTATTGGATTTAAGCTAGATCCTATAGACAGTACAGATGGCAg GCACAATGAAAGAACCGAAGATTCAgttattatgaaaataaaaattttgatggACATACCTGAATACATTTGGTCTAACATTGAAAACAAAAACTTGATATTTGCATCACAGTTGTATATAATAGGACGATTTATATATCATGATTTATTATTCGAAAAGGGAAATCatgatttagaaaataaatatctaattgCATCTAAACAGTGGGATGTAATTAAAAGATTCGAAAATATTATACTTAATGAATGCAACAATGTATTGCAGTCATTGACTGTACAAGCAGAG AGTATAGCCAATTCTTTAGCTGCGCTTGTGTTATTATTAAGAAAAACATTCCCACAGCTCTtggaaaaattaatatctatGCGCAAATATACGATTCAGACCATTGTTACGgatgaaaatgataatagtGTTAAAAACAAGATAAAACTatgtattgaaatattaattcaaacgaTCAGTTTAATATATTCATGTTTTATAA ATACACCTGAAAAATCGGAAGGTCTTATTTTACAATACATAACAGAAATTCAAGATCAAAACTTATATTCATTACTTACTCAATTAAATTTTGATCAAGAATTATTAAAGGAATTTCTCCCTTCGATGATAAAAGACTATAACCCCTTTGATAAAGCAAATAGTAAATTGAAAGAACTGGATAcagacaaaaattttcgtaTATCACGTATTCAAAAAAGTATTCAATCCTGGCTTGAATGGGTTGCTGAATTTTGCAATAAGGAAGTTACAAAACTTTTGGAACTAGTGATATCTATAAAAGGCTTATACTATGTTCGAGAAGAAGCTGTTAGTATTAATCTACCTGAAAACTGGAATTCAATATGGGCAGAGCTTTCTCTGCCAAGGATAACATTCTGGGTAGAATTTTTTCAACCTTTAATATCAAATAGAGTAAAAA GTATTATAAACGACAAGTGGATAGAAAGTATAACTGTCTTAAAATCGGACATAGCTGAGTTACTTAACAAAGTGATCAATGAGAAATTTGATTATCCCGAACACGATTTACGATGGTTCGTTTGGAAAGATTCTCCCAGCGACATTCCACAAAAACTTACCAAGAATGGCGGACTAGATAACAAGAGATCATTGTTAATGAAAACTAAAGGATATTCACCAAACATCCTTAAACTGTGTGAAAGCTTAGATATAAGTTTACAAGCTTTGCTTTCAGACCTGGAACAATATTTGTACGAGACCGAACGTGTAAGGTCTATAAAAGACAATCTGTTATCTACAAACATATATTTAATTTCTGATACGTATTCTGATCGTGCAGAGATCCAGGAGCATTTACAAACCGTTAGCAGTAATATGATCGAGGATTTTATGGATTTTGTGAGAAGTACATGTGTTAACGATAAACCCGAGCATGGTCAACGCGATATAAACACCGTCGTGATGGCGAGGTTTCTCTTGGCATTAACCTCGTTGAGctctaatttaaataaatgtttcaccCTTTCAAAGGTATCCGGATTAACTATTACGAATACCAAGTGGCAATCTATTTGCGATAAATTGAAAGAAGAGAGTACTTTTATGTGGTCAGTTTGGGCTAGaatgtacaaaaataaaataagcgaACACAGGGAGAAGTTTATATCAAAAGAACCTCTTTATGGATTTCCGATTCACTTAGTTGTCTCTGAATGGGAAAAAATAACTATCGAAGAAGATTCTGGAGAGggtaaaagaataaaatcagagatcttAGTACCTTATCAGCCGTCCAtacaattacaaaaatttttgaCCGCCATTAATAAGGATTTGAACAAGATAATACCGCATACTCTTCCAAA gaGAATTTTACATGAAATTATAGAGGATGTCGCAATGGAATTACTGAACTACTATGCAACTGCATTGGATAACGTTAATCTTTCACAAAAGCAAGCCTTTCAAGTTTTATTTGATATCAAATATTCCACTTTGCTCATGGCACCGCGTGAAAATAAAACACTTTCCGATTTGTCAACAAAGGCTTGCGATAGTGTTGTGTCGAAAATTGATCCATTCGATTATGATGTTTTCAATCCTTTTATTTATACCAATGTAAAGAAAAGTGTTCAAAGATCTCTT CTTATACTAGGTAACTTAGTACCTCACTTAGAACAGCTACATTCAATTTTGGGTTCACGAAGCGAATACAGTAATACCGAAGGTGCGAAATCAGATTTACCTTCCGTGTTAGCATTGTGCACAGGTGCACCCTGGTTTCCACCATTGACAGTAACAGCTCCGACTAGAAATTTACCTCTCGTAACGATTACATTACCAGAAAAACCGCAG CGGAAGAAAATGTCAAATAAGGAAAACACAAAAAGTGATACAACGGGATCGTCAATCAAGTCTGGAGCAGCGGCATTTTTCGGGGCAATGGGCTCTGATTGGTTTAGCAGCAgttaa